The genomic stretch ATTGAAGATGGCACCCTGGATGTCTCCAATATTTCCGAAAACACCATGGCCAGCGGTGAGGTGGGAGATGGAATCTATGCAATCTGCGCAGGAATTAATGCGCCTTCTCTTCTGTATAATAAAACACTGCTGGAAGAAAACGGGATTGAAATTAAGGATTATATGACTACGGATGAATTTATTAATTTGTGCCGCCAGGTTTACGAAAAGACAGGGTATAAAACAAACATTGCTTATTATAATGCGGGAGCCTATCTGGATTACTTTATGAGAGGCAATGATATTGTTCTCTATGGGGACAAAAAGATGGGCGGAACTGCGGAAGATTACATTCCATTTTTCCAGATGTATGAGACGGGAATTAAAGAAGGATGGTTTATTGATCCAGGCGTATTTGCTGAGCTTTCCATCGGTTCCGTTGAACAGGAGCCTCTGGTTTACGGCTCCGGTCCTGAAACCATGTCCTGGTGTGCTTTTTATAACTCAAATCAGCTGACTGCTATTCAAAAAGCAGCTCCTGATGGTATGGAAATCGGTATTACCACCTGGCCGTCAGCAGATCCGAAGAAATCCGGTTATTTAAAGTCTGGCATGTTTTTCTCTGTAGGCGCTCAAACAAAGAATCCGGAAGAAGCAGTTAAGGTTCTTAACTTCTTAACAAATTCCAGCGAGGCAAACGACATTTTGCAGGGAGAAAGAGGTGTTCCGGCTTCCGGCGTAATTGCAGGGGAACTGGCACCGAAGATGAGTGATGTGGATCAGGAGGTAATCCGTTATATCAATGATGTTGTAACCCCGAACTGTTCCCCTATCAATCCACCGCAGCCAGACGGCGCAAGTGAGGTTTCCAATCTGTTAAATCAGGTTCAGGAACAGTTATGCTACGGTGCTTATGATGCAGCTACAGCAGCAGAAGAATTCTTTAACGGGTCTAATAACATTATGAACAAAAAATAAATAGAAGCAGTACAGGGGCAGAGATTGCTCTGCCCCTGATTTAACATCATCAAGTAGCGATGCGGATTGCGAATATCCGATTGACTAAGAACACAAGTTATCCCTGAATGGAGGACGTCTATGAAAGATAACAAAGGGGCAAGCCTCAGACATTTCCTGAACAAAGAAAGTACAGCGGGAGTGATATTCAGTCTTCCTTTCATCATCGGCTTCCTGCTGTTTATGGTGGTGCCTATGGGAATATCCTTTTACTACTCTTTGTGTGATTATAACATTTTGTCGCCGCCTGTTTTTGCAGGACTTAAAAACTACATAAAGATGTTTACCGATGATAAAGTATTTTTCCAGACCATAGGAGTCACGTTTTATTTCGCCTTAGTATCTGTTCCTCTGCGTTTGATCTTTGCACTTATGGTGGCAATGCTTTTGCTTAATACAACAAAGGCAACCGGCTTTTACCGGGCGGCTTACTATCTTCCATCCATCATTGGAGGTTCAGTGGCTGTCGCTATTCTCTGGAAGAGAATGTTTGCAACTGACGGTGTGGTCAACCACCTTTTGGGTATTATGGGGATTCAGACCAGCTTTGCATGGCTTGGAAATAAGAACACGGCTATCTGGACCCTTATTATCCTGGCAGTCTGGCAGTTTGGTTCTTCTATGCTGATTTTTTTATCATCCTTAAAGCAGATTCCTGTAACGCTTTATGAGGCTGCCAGAGTAGACGGCGCAAATAAATTTTCCCAGTTTTTCAAGATCACTCTGCCTCTTTTAACACCTACTATTTTCTTTAATCTGGTGATGCAGATGATCAACGGTTTCCTGGCATTTACCCAGTGCTTCATTATTACGCAGGGCAAACCGCTTAACTCCACTTTGTTCTATACGGTTTATATGTACCAGCAGTCCTTCGAGTTCTATAATACTGGATACGGGGCAGCCTTAGCCTGGGTAATGCTTGGGATTATTGGCCTCATTACAATGATTCTGTTCGCAACGAAGAAATTCTGGGTTTATACGGAAGGAGTGTGAGACAGATGAAGACTAAAAGAAAAATAGGCAAAATTTTTTACCATGTAATCGTCTGTGGTCTGGGGCTTGTGATGATCTATCCTCTGGTGTGGATGGTTATGAGCTCTTTTAAGGAAACCAGTACCATCTTTCAGACAGCAGGTCAGCTGATTCCGGAAAAATTTGTATTTTCCAATTATATCAATGGTTGGAAAGGCTTTGCAAAGATTACGTTTGCAACTTTTTTTAAGAATTCCCTGTTTATAGCCGTTGCAGCAACCTTTGGAACTGTCTTTTCCTCGGCTTTGGTAGCCTATGGCCTGGCAAGATGCAGATTTTTTGGCAGAAGAGCTCTGTTTGTAGCTATGCTGCTTTCTATGATGCTTCCGGCTCAGGTACTGATGATCCCTCAGTATTTATGGTATCAGAAATTAGGGTGGGTAGGAAGCTATAAGCCGTTAATTCTTCCTTATTGTTTTGCGATTCAGGGATTCTTTGTTTACATGATGATCAATTTTATAGATGGAATCCCTCGTGAGCTTGACGAGGCAGCTAAGATTGACGGTTGCTCTTATTATGGCATATTTTCAAGGATCATTATGCCGCTTATATCCCCGGCGCTGATTACGGCCAGCATTTTTTCATTTATGTGGAGATGGGATGATTTTCTTTCCGCCCTGCTTTATATCAATGAGTCTGCCAAATATCCGGTCAGCCTTGCCTTAAAGTTGTTTTGCGATCCGGGATCCTCTTCCGATTACGGCGCGATGTTCGCAATGGCAACCTTATCAATCCTGCCTGCAGTCATTATCTTTATCTGCCTTCAGAAATACCTGGTGGAAGGCATCAGTACTTCCGGTTTAAAAGGGTAAGATAAAGTTTTGTCTTAAGTTGAAATTGGAAAATGGAAAGGAGAATGAAGATGGTCATTGAAAGTTATCCAAGGCCTGATTTTAAAAGGGAAGATTGGACAGATCTGAATGGAGAATGGGATTTTTCTTTTGATGAACCGGTATTTGACCGGAAAATTCAGGTTCCGTTCTGCTATCAGTCTGAAATGAGCGGAATCTGTGATACGAGAGTCCATCATATTGTGTGGTATCGGAAAGAGTTCGTTGTGGAAAAGGGCAGATTAAGTGGAAAAAGCCTGCTTTTAAAGTTTGGAGCCGTGGATTATGAAGCTGAGGTTTATATCAATCAAACCTATGCAGGCGGGCACAGAGGAGGCCATACTCCCTTTGAGGCAGATATTACCGGACTGGTTTCCGAAGGAAAGAATATCATAACGGTTAAAGTCATGGATTACAGTGACGCGGATAAACCGAGAGGAAAGCAGACCTGGACAGGTGAAAATTTTGCCTGCTGGTATACTCCTACAACTGGGATATGGCAGAGCGTGTGGCTGGAATATGCGGGAAAACCCTATATTAAACGAATAAAGGCAACTCCGGATCTGGAATGTAATGAAGCATTATGCGAAATCTTTATTTCCACCATGGAGCGTATGACTGCGGAAGCTTCCTTTCATAGCCTTCCTGCAGAAGGCGGTATGGAAATGGATCTGGGCAGTTTGAAAATAGCCTGTGAAAACGGCTATGGAAAAGGAATTCTGGCTTTGCCGGACTTGGATCTGCGCCGGGATCAACTGACATGGACGCCGGAAAAACCCAATTTAATTGAGATGGAAGTAAATCTTCAAAATGATAAGGTAACCAGTTATTTTGGACTCCGGTCTGTCTGCGTTTCAAATGGAAGGATTCTGCTAAACGGAGAGGTGTTATATCAAAGGCTGGTTCTCGATCAGGGCTACTGGAGTCAAAGCCTTCTCACGCCTCCCAATGAGGAAGCCATCCGGAATGATATCCTGCTTTCAAAGAAAATGGGGTTTAATGGGGCCAGAAAACATCAGAAAATCGAAGATCCAAGATATTACTACTGGGCCGATAAACTGGGATTTCTTGTATGGGGAGAGATGCCAAGCTGCTATATGTATACAGACAATACTGTGGAAAGCACTTCCAGAGAGCTTGCTGAATTTATTGAACGGGATTATAACCATCCATCCATTATTACATGGGTGACAGCGAATGAAAGCTGGGGAATGAGAAACATAAAAACGGATAAAAGTCAGCAGAGCTTTTCTAATATGCTGTTCTATCAGGCCAAAGCTCTGGATAAAACCAGACCGGTCAGCGGAAACGATGGCTGGGAACAGACCGAGCACACCGATATTCTTGCCTTACATGATTATGAACTGATGCCGGAAACCGAAGGGAAATATGATTGTCTGGAAGATATCCTTAATAGCCATGCGGAACGCCGCTTTGTTCTGGCGGATGGGCAGACGTACCGGGGGCAGCCTGTCCTGATGACAGAGTATGGCGGCATCGCTTTTTCTGCAGAAGAGAAAGGCTGGGGGTATTACAATAAGGTGGGAAGCGAAGGGGAATTTTTAAAACGTCTGGAACCAATCACGGATTTCCTGATTAAAAGCAGAAAATTTTCCGGTTTCTGTTATACGCAGCTTACGGATGTCATGCAGGAGACTAACGGTCTGCTGAGGGAAGACAGAACGCCTAAGCTTCCTCTGGAAAAACTGGAAAAGATCTTTGGAAAGAAAATTTACGAATAAAAAATCTTCTGCCGCCCGGACAATCTCTGATGAGGAGTATATGATTGAACCCGGGTGGTAACGAAGTTTTTTAAAATGAGTTAAAAAAGGCTTGACTAATGTAGAAAAATCTTGTATAATTCCTCTTGTTGTATTGATGGGCTATCGCCAAATGGTAAGGCAACGGACTCTGACTCCGTCATTTTCAAGGTTCGAATCCTTGTAGCCCAGTCTGAAAAACGGAACCCTATAAGGTTCCGTTTTTTGTATTACCGGTTGTTAAGTTATTGTTAAAGCTTTCCTATTTGATAGAATTTCTCGGGATACCGGGGCAGGGTTCTTTCTGGTTTATCTGGACAAGAGCATGAAAATGCTTTATAATGTTATATAATTTTGATGAGAGGTGTGTAATGTATACATTTGGCAGCAGGGTCCGCTACAGTGAGACAGATGAATGCGGTAGACTGACTTTAACAGGCATTATGAATTATCTCCAGGATTGTTCTACGTTTCAGTCTGAGGATATTGGTCTTGGGATTTCTTACTTAACTGACCGTCATAAGGCCTGGTGGCTTTCCTCCTGGCAGATCGTGGTGGACCGTTATCCCGTTCTGGGTGAGGAGATTGTGGTAGGTACCTGGCCTTATGATTTTAAGGGATTTTACGGATACCGGAATTTCACCATATGTGATCAGGCCGGAGAGTACCTTGTAAGGGCTAATTCCGTATGGTTCTTATTTGATACGGAAAAGGGGCGTCCAGTTAAAATTGAACCGGAAGACCTCCGGGGATATGGAAACGGCAATGAAGAGCGGCTTTCTATGGATTATGCTTCCCGTAAGATCCAATTGCCGGAGGAATATGAAGACACAGAGCCGGTTACCATTGGAAAACATCATATTGACACGAACCATCATGTCAATAACGCTCAATATGTGGAGATTGCCAGAGAGGTGCTTCCGGATGAAATGGAGGTTTCCGAACTGAGAGTGGAATATAAAAAAGCGGCAGTCTTTGGAGATGTAGTTTATCCCCGCATAAGCCGGACAGAGGAAGGGTATACGGTTTCCCTGTGTGATGAACGGGGAGCAGCTTACGCAGTCATCTGGCTGCGGGGAACAACAGAGAGGATGTAACATGATTGAATTAGGAAAGATGCAGACCCTGGTCGTACAGAGGGTCAAGGATTTCGGCGTTTATGTGGGTGAGGAAGAAAGAAGTGAGGTTTCCGTACTTCTTCCTAAAAAACAGGTGCCGGAGGGAGCCGGGCCTGGAGACAGGATTCCTGTATTTATCTATAAGGATTCGGAAGACCGGCTGATAGCCACTGTAGCATCACCGAAGCTTCAGGCAGGTGAGACGGCTGTGCTTCTAGTGAAAGAAGTTGGGAAAATCGGTGCATTTCTCGACATGGGGCTTGAAAAGGATCTGCTTCTTCCTTTTAAAGAACAGACCCATAAGGTAAAGCAGGGAGAGAAGGTGCTGGTGGCCCTTTACATTGATAAAAGCAAACGTCTGGCGGCTACTATGAGGGTATATACCTATATGAGCAATCAGTCCCCTTATAAGAAGGATGATCAGGTGACCGGAATTATTTATGAAATCAATGAAAACCTGGGAGCCTTTGTAGCAGTCGATTATAAGTATTATGGCCTGATTCCCCGGAAAGAAGTTTTTGAAAATTACCGGGAAGGTGATGAAGTAACGGCACGGGTAACGAAGGTAAGAGAAGACGGAAAGCTGGATCTAAGTCCCAGACAGAAGGCTTATATCCAGATGGATACGGATTCCGGCAAGGTTCTTGAGATCATAGAAACACAGTTTGACGGAAGTCTGCCGTTTACAGATAAAGCGGATCCGGAGATCATCAAGCGGGAATTTTCTATGAGTAAGAATGCGTTTAAACGGGCAATCGGACATCTCCTGAAAGAAGGAAAAGTCAGAATAACAGATAGTAAAATTGAGAGAATCAGATAACGGGTAAAAGGATAACAGGAGGATTATTTTGGACTCGATAGACTATTATAATAAGTATGCGGCAAAGGAATTTGAAGAAACAGTGAACCAGGATATGTCAGGAATTATGAAGGAATTTCTGGATCTTCTGAAAGAAGGTGATACGATTCTGGACTTAGGCTGCGGATCAGGCAGGGACAGCCTGTCTTTCTATGAACTGGGATACGATGTGACACCGCTTGATGCATCGGAAGAGATGTGTAAGCTGGCAGAAATCCATACCGGTCTGGAAGTGCTTCAGATGACATTTGAACAAATAGATTTTGATAATGTATTTGATGGAATCTGGGCCTGCGCATCCTTACTTCACACTCCAAAGAAGGAACTTTCTGACATTCTTACAAAGATAGCAAGGGCCTTAAATGATAAGGGAATCCTTTATATGTCTTTTAAACTGGGAGAC from Lacrimispora sphenoides JCM 1415 encodes the following:
- a CDS encoding ABC transporter substrate-binding protein, giving the protein MKKRIALLMAAAMAAASLTGCGGGATSTTADTTEGSAAAESTAAGAGNGGGDVKLTMSWWGNQVRNEKTQAALDLYAEQNPGTVIEGQFSEWSDYWNKLATSAAGQAIPDLVQMDYSFVDQYVKNGLLVDLKPYIEDGTLDVSNISENTMASGEVGDGIYAICAGINAPSLLYNKTLLEENGIEIKDYMTTDEFINLCRQVYEKTGYKTNIAYYNAGAYLDYFMRGNDIVLYGDKKMGGTAEDYIPFFQMYETGIKEGWFIDPGVFAELSIGSVEQEPLVYGSGPETMSWCAFYNSNQLTAIQKAAPDGMEIGITTWPSADPKKSGYLKSGMFFSVGAQTKNPEEAVKVLNFLTNSSEANDILQGERGVPASGVIAGELAPKMSDVDQEVIRYINDVVTPNCSPINPPQPDGASEVSNLLNQVQEQLCYGAYDAATAAEEFFNGSNNIMNKK
- a CDS encoding carbohydrate ABC transporter permease, whose translation is MKDNKGASLRHFLNKESTAGVIFSLPFIIGFLLFMVVPMGISFYYSLCDYNILSPPVFAGLKNYIKMFTDDKVFFQTIGVTFYFALVSVPLRLIFALMVAMLLLNTTKATGFYRAAYYLPSIIGGSVAVAILWKRMFATDGVVNHLLGIMGIQTSFAWLGNKNTAIWTLIILAVWQFGSSMLIFLSSLKQIPVTLYEAARVDGANKFSQFFKITLPLLTPTIFFNLVMQMINGFLAFTQCFIITQGKPLNSTLFYTVYMYQQSFEFYNTGYGAALAWVMLGIIGLITMILFATKKFWVYTEGV
- a CDS encoding carbohydrate ABC transporter permease codes for the protein MKTKRKIGKIFYHVIVCGLGLVMIYPLVWMVMSSFKETSTIFQTAGQLIPEKFVFSNYINGWKGFAKITFATFFKNSLFIAVAATFGTVFSSALVAYGLARCRFFGRRALFVAMLLSMMLPAQVLMIPQYLWYQKLGWVGSYKPLILPYCFAIQGFFVYMMINFIDGIPRELDEAAKIDGCSYYGIFSRIIMPLISPALITASIFSFMWRWDDFLSALLYINESAKYPVSLALKLFCDPGSSSDYGAMFAMATLSILPAVIIFICLQKYLVEGISTSGLKG
- a CDS encoding glycoside hydrolase family 2 protein yields the protein MVIESYPRPDFKREDWTDLNGEWDFSFDEPVFDRKIQVPFCYQSEMSGICDTRVHHIVWYRKEFVVEKGRLSGKSLLLKFGAVDYEAEVYINQTYAGGHRGGHTPFEADITGLVSEGKNIITVKVMDYSDADKPRGKQTWTGENFACWYTPTTGIWQSVWLEYAGKPYIKRIKATPDLECNEALCEIFISTMERMTAEASFHSLPAEGGMEMDLGSLKIACENGYGKGILALPDLDLRRDQLTWTPEKPNLIEMEVNLQNDKVTSYFGLRSVCVSNGRILLNGEVLYQRLVLDQGYWSQSLLTPPNEEAIRNDILLSKKMGFNGARKHQKIEDPRYYYWADKLGFLVWGEMPSCYMYTDNTVESTSRELAEFIERDYNHPSIITWVTANESWGMRNIKTDKSQQSFSNMLFYQAKALDKTRPVSGNDGWEQTEHTDILALHDYELMPETEGKYDCLEDILNSHAERRFVLADGQTYRGQPVLMTEYGGIAFSAEEKGWGYYNKVGSEGEFLKRLEPITDFLIKSRKFSGFCYTQLTDVMQETNGLLREDRTPKLPLEKLEKIFGKKIYE
- a CDS encoding acyl-[acyl-carrier-protein] thioesterase; translated protein: MYTFGSRVRYSETDECGRLTLTGIMNYLQDCSTFQSEDIGLGISYLTDRHKAWWLSSWQIVVDRYPVLGEEIVVGTWPYDFKGFYGYRNFTICDQAGEYLVRANSVWFLFDTEKGRPVKIEPEDLRGYGNGNEERLSMDYASRKIQLPEEYEDTEPVTIGKHHIDTNHHVNNAQYVEIAREVLPDEMEVSELRVEYKKAAVFGDVVYPRISRTEEGYTVSLCDERGAAYAVIWLRGTTERM
- a CDS encoding S1 RNA-binding domain-containing protein produces the protein MIELGKMQTLVVQRVKDFGVYVGEEERSEVSVLLPKKQVPEGAGPGDRIPVFIYKDSEDRLIATVASPKLQAGETAVLLVKEVGKIGAFLDMGLEKDLLLPFKEQTHKVKQGEKVLVALYIDKSKRLAATMRVYTYMSNQSPYKKDDQVTGIIYEINENLGAFVAVDYKYYGLIPRKEVFENYREGDEVTARVTKVREDGKLDLSPRQKAYIQMDTDSGKVLEIIETQFDGSLPFTDKADPEIIKREFSMSKNAFKRAIGHLLKEGKVRITDSKIERIR
- a CDS encoding class I SAM-dependent methyltransferase; the protein is MDSIDYYNKYAAKEFEETVNQDMSGIMKEFLDLLKEGDTILDLGCGSGRDSLSFYELGYDVTPLDASEEMCKLAEIHTGLEVLQMTFEQIDFDNVFDGIWACASLLHTPKKELSDILTKIARALNDKGILYMSFKLGDFEGFRGKRYFCDLTADSMTELLRDNGRFEIVKLWETEDVRSGHSDVKWLNVLVRKQ